A genomic stretch from Chitinophaga lutea includes:
- the hxpB gene encoding hexitol phosphatase HxpB — protein MINTVIFDMDGLLIDSEPLWGEALREVFSSVGVSLSPELTSHTTGLRTKEVVSYWHDYFKWDSKSPEQVTTEIIDTVTGKILRGGRAMEGLSYILDYFHARNFKIGLASSSPRRLIESVLQHLSIRDRFHAVTSAEFESYGKPHPAVYLACAKELNSNPLACLAFEDSVTGMVAAKAARMKVVVVPEAHRRHDRRFNLADLQLDSLLEFGDVQLKELGGA, from the coding sequence ATGATCAATACGGTGATTTTCGACATGGATGGTCTTTTAATCGACTCGGAGCCGCTGTGGGGCGAAGCCCTCCGCGAAGTGTTCTCTTCGGTGGGCGTCAGCCTGTCCCCCGAGCTCACATCGCATACTACCGGCCTGAGAACCAAGGAAGTAGTCAGCTACTGGCACGATTACTTCAAATGGGACAGCAAAAGCCCCGAACAGGTCACCACCGAGATCATCGATACCGTCACCGGTAAAATACTGCGGGGCGGCCGCGCCATGGAAGGCCTCTCCTACATCCTCGACTATTTCCACGCCCGGAACTTCAAAATCGGGCTGGCCTCTTCCTCTCCCCGCCGCCTCATCGAGTCGGTATTGCAACATTTATCCATCCGCGACCGGTTTCACGCGGTTACCTCCGCGGAATTCGAATCCTACGGCAAGCCCCATCCCGCCGTATACCTCGCCTGCGCAAAGGAACTGAACAGCAACCCGCTGGCCTGCCTGGCTTTTGAAGACTCGGTAACCGGCATGGTAGCCGCCAAAGCCGCGCGCATGAAAGTGGTCGTAGTACCTGAGGCACACCGCCGGCACGACCGCCGCTTCAACCTCGCGGACCTCCAGCTGGATTCACTGCTGGAATTCGGGGATGTGCAGCTGAAGGAACTGGGCGGTGCATAA